Within the Candidatus Neomarinimicrobiota bacterium genome, the region GGCGGCATCACCGTTTACACTGGGGCCGACGCTGGGCAGGTCTGGCTAGCGGTGAGCGCCAACGGCCCCGGGATTGCCGCGGACCTTCTGCCGCAGGTCTTCGAACCGAATTATTCGACCAAGGTCTCGCACTCGGGAAGTGAAAGCGACGGTCCCGGCAACGGATTGAGGCTGCACTATTGCAGGGAGGTGGTCAAGTCCTACGGTGGCAGCTTGGAGCTGAAATCGGAAGCCGGGGACGGCGGGGTGGTGGCAACCCTCAGGCCGCCCTGGTCTGCGGCCCATGTGATGCGCGCAGCCGACGGGTGCAGGCGCGTGAAAAGGAGCTTGCGCGCGGGTCGCTGTGGCGGTAAATTCGACTGACCGTCAGTCTATACCGACCGTCGGTCAAAATGGGGCAGCCACATGGTACGGATCTCCAAAGACTACGACGAGCGCAGAACCGAGCTGCTGGACGCAGCCCAGGCGCTCTTCTATGACCAGGGCTATGAGAGCACCACCGTCGATGCCATCATCAACAAGGTGGGCGTTGCCAAGGGTACCTTCTACTATTATTTCGATTCCAAGGTGGCTCTGCTGAACGCCTTGGCGGACAGGCTGAGCGCAGCCGGGCTGGAGCAGTTTAGACGGGTCGTTGAGTTGGATGACACGGATGCGCTGGTCAAATTGAACAAGGTTTTTGAACTATCCCGCAGCTCGAAGGTGGCCAATAAGGAGCTCATCAGGACGCTGCTCAAGGTTGTCTTCATGGATGAGAATATCCTGCTCAGGCACAAGCTCAATGCCCGGTCGGTGTCCCTGGCGGCTCCCGAGATGGCCAAGATTATCAGGCAGGGGGTCGCGGAAGGAATTTTTGACACCCCCTATCCTGATGGGGCCGGTCAAACGCTGCTGCTGCTGGGCATTGAGTTGAACGAACTATTGGCCCCGCTCATCCTGGAATTGGATGAAAAACCCGATAATATGGGCCGTATGAAAGAAATGATCGCCCATTACGAAAATGCCATTGAGCGCATCCTGGGCGCTCCCGAGGGGTCCATCATGGTACAGGACCGGACCTTCTTGCAGGATCTGCTCGATTAAACATGGTCTTGCGTCTGCAGCTGCTGGCACTGGGCATGATAGCATCCCTCGCCCCCATGAGGGCCCAAACCGTGGGTCTGTCTGGCCAGGTTTGGCTGGGGGTGAGCGGCGCCAGCGATTCGGCGCCCAACCGCGCAGGCTATGGAGAATTCGTCGGCTTCATCCCCACCCTCTCGGTCATGGGGCGGC harbors:
- a CDS encoding TetR/AcrR family transcriptional regulator → MVRISKDYDERRTELLDAAQALFYDQGYESTTVDAIINKVGVAKGTFYYYFDSKVALLNALADRLSAAGLEQFRRVVELDDTDALVKLNKVFELSRSSKVANKELIRTLLKVVFMDENILLRHKLNARSVSLAAPEMAKIIRQGVAEGIFDTPYPDGAGQTLLLLGIELNELLAPLILELDEKPDNMGRMKEMIAHYENAIERILGAPEGSIMVQDRTFLQDLLD
- a CDS encoding ATP-binding protein, whose amino-acid sequence is MTVYTGADAGQVWLAVSANGPGIAADLLPQVFEPNYSTKVSHSGSESDGPGNGLRLHYCREVVKSYGGSLELKSEAGDGGVVATLRPPWSAAHVMRAADGCRRVKRSLRAGRCGGKFD